In Aquila chrysaetos chrysaetos chromosome 2, bAquChr1.4, whole genome shotgun sequence, the following are encoded in one genomic region:
- the SNX3 gene encoding sorting nexin-3 isoform X1, translated as MAETIADTRRLISKPQNLNDAYGPPSNFLEIDVGNPQTVGVGRGRFTTYEIRVKTNLPIFKLKESTVRRRYSDFEWLRNELERESKVVVPPLPGKALLRQLPFRGDDGIFDDSFIEERKQALEQFINKCEVLSACVMMHIFSNHHENLYEDVKTLPEGCRPPTGTE; from the exons ATGGCCGAGACGATCGCGGACACCCGGCGGCTGATCAGCAAGCCGCAGAACCTGAACGACGCCTACGGGCCGCCCAGCAACTTCCTGGAGATCGACGTGGGCAACCCGCAGACGGTGGGGGTGGGCCGCGGCCGCTTCACCACCTACGAGATCCGCGTCAAG ACAAATCTACCAATCTTCAAATTGAAAGAATCTACAGTCAGAAGAAGATACAGTGACTTTGAATGGCTAAGGAATGAactagaaagagaaagcaag GTTGTGGTTCCACCTCTTCCAGGAAAAGCTCTTCTCCGTCAGCTCCCTTTCCGAGGAGATGATGGCATATTTGATGATTCCTTTatagaggaaagaaagcaggcTCTCGAACAATTCATAAACAA ATGTGAGGTATTATCAGCTTGTGTAATGATGCATATTTTCTCTAATCATCATGAGAATCTTTATGAAGATGTAAAAACACTACCTGAG gGTTGCAGGCCACCCACTGGCACAGAATGA
- the SNX3 gene encoding sorting nexin-3 isoform X3 has protein sequence MAETIADTRRLISKPQNLNDAYGPPSNFLEIDVGNPQTVGVGRGRFTTYEIRVKTNLPIFKLKESTVRRRYSDFEWLRNELERESKVVVPPLPGKALLRQLPFRGDDGIFDDSFIEERKQALEQFINKYPPLGEQWSLQWAYSSLL, from the exons ATGGCCGAGACGATCGCGGACACCCGGCGGCTGATCAGCAAGCCGCAGAACCTGAACGACGCCTACGGGCCGCCCAGCAACTTCCTGGAGATCGACGTGGGCAACCCGCAGACGGTGGGGGTGGGCCGCGGCCGCTTCACCACCTACGAGATCCGCGTCAAG ACAAATCTACCAATCTTCAAATTGAAAGAATCTACAGTCAGAAGAAGATACAGTGACTTTGAATGGCTAAGGAATGAactagaaagagaaagcaag GTTGTGGTTCCACCTCTTCCAGGAAAAGCTCTTCTCCGTCAGCTCCCTTTCCGAGGAGATGATGGCATATTTGATGATTCCTTTatagaggaaagaaagcaggcTCTCGAACAATTCATAAACAA gtATCCTCCACTGGGTGAACAATGGAGCTTACAATGGGCTTACAGCAGTTTACTTTGA
- the SNX3 gene encoding sorting nexin-3 isoform X2 — translation MAETIADTRRLISKPQNLNDAYGPPSNFLEIDVGNPQTVGVGRGRFTTYEIRVKTNLPIFKLKESTVRRRYSDFEWLRNELERESKVVVPPLPGKALLRQLPFRGDDGIFDDSFIEERKQALEQFINKVAGHPLAQNERCLHMFLQDEVIDKNYTPSKIRHT, via the exons ATGGCCGAGACGATCGCGGACACCCGGCGGCTGATCAGCAAGCCGCAGAACCTGAACGACGCCTACGGGCCGCCCAGCAACTTCCTGGAGATCGACGTGGGCAACCCGCAGACGGTGGGGGTGGGCCGCGGCCGCTTCACCACCTACGAGATCCGCGTCAAG ACAAATCTACCAATCTTCAAATTGAAAGAATCTACAGTCAGAAGAAGATACAGTGACTTTGAATGGCTAAGGAATGAactagaaagagaaagcaag GTTGTGGTTCCACCTCTTCCAGGAAAAGCTCTTCTCCGTCAGCTCCCTTTCCGAGGAGATGATGGCATATTTGATGATTCCTTTatagaggaaagaaagcaggcTCTCGAACAATTCATAAACAA gGTTGCAGGCCACCCACTGGCACAGAATGAGCGCTGTCTTCACATGTTCTTACAAGATGAAGTAATAGACAAAAACTACACACCATCCAAAATAAGACATACTTGA